AAATCCTTTATCTTCTCGCTGTACTGGCATTTCTTGGACGTTGTCTGGATCTTCATTTTCAGCTTCGTCTATCTGAAAGGACTGATGTAGCATGATGAAGCAATTATTTCCAATTCGCCATGTGATGGGTTTCTTAGCCTCTCTTGTCCTTTCTGTGGCTGCACTTGCTGTAATCTATCTTGATCTATCTAATACTGCTAACATGGCTATCCTGCTAGTTACAGCCCTCATTCAGGCTTCCCTGCAGCTCTTCCTGTTCATGCATATTGGAGAATCAGCAGATACCAAGAAAGAACTTTACATCAATATCGCCTATGCCTTATTCGTTGGCTTAGTTACGATCTTTGGTACGCTCTTCATCTTCGTATGGGGCTGGTACGCTTAATTCCATTCAATAACACTCAAAAGGACGTCTCCAAAGCCTAAATGGCTCTGGGACGTCCTTTTTTTTCATTTCATGCTATAAGCTGAACCTTGCTAAAGTCTTCTGCAGATCTTCCGCCAGCACTGCTAAATATTGAGCTGAGGCGGACATTTCCTCCATAGCAGACAGCTGCTGCTGACTAGCTGCGCTGGTGTCCTGAACACCCACTGCCCCTTTATTGGATATAGCATTGACCTGTTCCATTGCTGCCGCTACACCTTGTGACTCTAAAGAGACATGTGCAACCGCCTCTCTGATCTCTTCCGTCTGCTGGGTAGCCTCTTTAATAGAACTTTGAATCTCATGAAACGCTTGTGATACGAGCTGACTTTGAACTACGCCATTAGAGACTAGCTCAGAACCTAAAGCCATTGATTCTACCGCGCTGTCCGTTTGCTTTTGAATATGCGTAATTATATCTGTTACTTTCAGTGAACTGTTTCGCGTTGCTTCTGCAAGACCTCGTATTTCTCCAGCAACCACAGCAAAGCCACGTCCATGTTCTCCAGCTCTCGCTGCTTCGATAGAAGCATTAAGCGCCAGTAAGTTCGTCTGTGTTGCAATTTCATTAATCGTTGTAATAATCGTATTAATCTCCTGCGACAGTTGTCCAAGGTTACTAACAATCACTTGACTCTGGGTTACGCTGGAGTCGATTTCCTTCATCTGTTCAATGATGTTATCTACGGCGATTACCCCTCGATCCGTTGAACCAGAAGCAACTCCCATAAGGTCGGACATTTCCAAACTGCTACTCTCTACGGCCGAAATATCATTGGTCATAGCTTGTATAGACTGAGAGGTGCGATTAATGCTTTCCGTCTGTTCATCAAAACCAGCTGCAATCTCTCCTGAAGATTCGGCGATCATTTGCGAAGCCAGCGAGGTCTGCTCAGCACTAGCGCTCATCTCTTGCGATGAGGCCGATAACAGTTCTGCACTCTCCGCAATGCCTTGCATCATCTTCCGTAAGCTCTCTAGCATATTGTTAAACGAGCTATTAATTTGGCCAATCTCATCCTTGGCGGTATATGTTGCTATGACGGTTAAATCTCCATTTTCCGCCCGCTTCATTAAGCCTTGCAGTTCCTTAAGAGGTTTCGTAATCAGTCGAATGATTGCAACACTAAGCACGATACAAATAATCCAAGAGAACGATATCAATATTATACTTTTAGTCTTCATGCTCTTAGCGGTAGCGGCGGACTCTGAATTATGTTCTCCAGCTCCCTTTAGCAGCGAATCGTTTATTTCTTTAAGCATATTAATCATTTTCTCTCGAGAATTACTAAACTCACCTTTGAATACTTGATAGGCCTCTTGACTACCTTTGCTATCTGCAATCTGAACAATATTTTCTCTTTGTGCACGATAGTCTGTTAAGGAGGACTCATATTCCTTTATTTTATTCAAAATCGTACTATCATCGTAGTGGACGGTCTTCAGCTTGTTCAAAAGATCATTATTTTCCTGAAATTTCCCTTTAATGCTCTCTGACAGTTCTTTGTTCTTGCTTACATCAGCACTAATCAAGCGCTCCAAGAGAAAAGCTTCGATGGCCCGATTGTTAGTACGCATTTGCCCCACGTAAGAAACAGGCAACAAGTTTTCATTATACGTCTCTGTTGTTTTTTTGGCCATTTTGTCCATGGTGAGAAAGCCGGTCCCCCCCACGATGTTCAACATGATTACAGAAAATACCAAAAGAATCCCAATTTTGAATTTTACTTTCATATTCCTCATCTGCATTCCGCCTTCACATAATCTAACTCACATTCTATTTTTATCGGTTAGTAAGGCTAATTGTTTGATGATTTTAAATAAAATTATGAGTAAAATTGTCGAAAAAAAGTGTATGTTGTCAAATATTACAACGAATGAAACGAAAAACGGACACTAGATCCGCTCATACTCCGAATCGTAGTGCCCGCCTAACGAATAATCAATCCTTCTTATTCACCCGATGAATAGTACCAATATAACGTATCACCGTTCTGTAAAATGTAGCTGTCTGCACTTATACTTGGGTCAGCATCTCTATTCGTCTTAAACTTCCATCCACTGCTTTGACCACCATCAAATTCGGCCAAACCATCTATAGATTTCACGTATTTACTACCAGCGATGCCGGATGATACTACTTTATCGCCCAATTGACTGATCAGTAAGCTAAAGGCCGTTTCGCCTTCTTTTAGAGCTACTGTTGTACTGTTCAGAATCGTTCCCTTCTTGCTATCCCCAATGACTGAAATGGTAGCATTAGCTTTAGCGGGAGTAATATCAGCTGAACCAACGTTTAGTGACTGCGTATAACGCGCTACACTAGGAACGTTAGCTTTACCATACCCGGTAACAATAATCGTATACGTATTCGCTGGGAGCCCTTCGTCAAAAGTAGCTACACCCTTAGCATTTGTGATTACCTTCTTATCGCCGATCGACACCTCCACTCCAGCGGCCGGAGAAGTCACTGGATCGGAAGTAAAGGTAGCGTTATTCCATACCCATTTCTTTTGAGAGACGGTTACTGTAAATGCTTCACCCGGCTTTGGCTGTGATGAGGAGACAATTGCACTATCAACAACCTGTGTGGTTTCTCCGGCATAATATACAAGAACCCGGTCAGATTCCTGTAATTCAAAAGCGTCCATACCCACGCTTGGGTAGATCCACTCCCCACTGCGCCATACCACGAAGCTCCACCAGCCGTCGTAAAGTCCTTGTGTAATTCCATCGATGCCCGATACAAAAGTTCCGTAAGAGGATTTCGTGATATCCACTTTAAAAGCATTAGACAACCCTAATTGCTGCAAAGCTTCAAGAGCATTGGAAGCCTTTATCGTCCCCTCACCGATCATTCCTTGCGGACCTTCAACGGTAAGTGAAGCCGTTACATTCTTCGGAATCACCTTTAGATCTTGCGTATATTTAGCTACCGATGGTGCTTTTCCTTCACGATAGCCTGTTATAGTCAGCTTGTAATCACCTGCGGGCACATTCCCTGAGAACAACGCCTCGCCTTTAGCATTCGTCGTTACGATGCGATTTCCAATTTGGACCTGAACGCCAGCCGCTTTAGTAGTTACAGGGGAGGACGTATTCGTTGCAGCATCCCATTTCCATGTCTTACTAGTCACCACTACGGTAAAAGAATCACCCTCTTTAGGGCTTGATTTAGAAACAGTTACCGAATCAACAAGCTTAGTATCGTCTCCAGCATAGTAAACCAGTACCTGATCTGAATCTTTAAGCGCAAAATCGCTCATTCCAACATCTGGATTGACCCATTGACCATCACGGGATACGACATACATCCATCCATCATAACCGCCATAGCTTCCACCCAGAACGTTTCCAATTCCTGTGACATAAGCACCGGATGGATTTGTGATCGGCAAGTTCTTTTGAAGAGCCAGCTTCTCCAGTGCTTCAAGTGCGTTTCCAGCATATCCATATCCCTGTGCTAATGTACTATTAGGACCTTCTATAGTAACAGGAGCGTAGATTAATGAATTCTGAACGGATGACTTAGAAAAATCATATAGCTTGCTATTACTACCTTTATGGAGCAGATTGTAAGCAACAAGCGCCTGAAGCCCCTGCTCTGTGGATAGAACATTGCTGCTTCCACCACGGCTATGAGCGAAGCTTCCGTCAGCGAGACGGTAGCTTAGTAGGTCAGCGATTAGACTCACTTTATTCTTGGTATATTCTAATCCACTAGGATCTACACCGAAGGATGTGAGACCTAGGATAGCCTGGGCTGTACTTTCAGCACTATCTCCGTAACCGCCATGGGCATCCTGAGCATTGGATAACCAAGCCACGGCTTGTAGTCCTGCTGTATAGGCCTCTGGGCTATTCTTATGCGCCGCTAGAGCGGTCAAAGCTATAGCTGTCATATCAGGCTCACTAGCACCTGTAGTTAAGGCAAAACCACCATCTTGATTTTGCTTGGAGAGAATCTCAGCAACGAGCTTATCCACTGTCCATTTCGCGTTATATGGAATGTTATATTTACCTGAGTCCAGCGCAAGTAAAGCATATACTGGATTATTAAGTGTCTGTCCACTGATTTTGTCATGATTATAGATCTTCTCTATTAAGTTATAGCCAGGAGTTGTTTCGCTTCCAGCAAAATTAGTAGGATCGGCACCTATCGCTCTTACTGCAAGTACGATTCTCGCAGTTTCTGTTACATTCGCGAAATTCCCCTCTGCAGCTTTCACCTTATTCTCAAGAGCTAGTAGGTAGCTTGCTGGCAGTTTATATCCCGCTTGCGCTAGACCTATCGCTTGCCAATCCGACTGCACGCCACCCTTTAAAATAAATTCTGCAGCCGTATAAGTCGCATCCGCGACATTAATCCGCTCAGCATTAGCAGCTGAATCATTAGAGGCTTCCAGTCCGGTGCTAGCACCGGACTCTGCAAAGATTGTTCCTGCCGGAGCAAGAGATGTTCCTAAAATCGAAATGACCATGAATATGGCCAGTCCAAGTACAAAAAACTTGGAGGAGAATATCTTCTTCATTGTTCAACCTCTTTCTATTAAGGAATGGATACTACATAAAATAAGAGCGCACAACATAAAGACCGCCCCTATGAAGGGCGGCCCGGGAAAATAACAAATCGAGGCTGGGGCGCTTGAACCTCTACGACCACAGAGTCTATCTGTATATGTTCCACATTCTTACCCCACGAAGAATAGAAACGCTCACGAAAAAGGCAGGTCTCCTGGCTAATGCTTCATTGCCTCTCTTCACCTTCCCGTCCTAACTGCTGACAGTGGTTTATAGAAGAGACGCTCCACATTTACAGTGGCGGGACCGCGCCGGAATTTTACACCGGACTTCCCTTTTAAGCAGACTCAGGTTTAGTCGGAGTCTGCACCTTTTCCAATATGTATGATCTTGTTTTCATAATCATATCTATTAATACACAGCATGTCTATAGAAAAGCTTTGGTTGAGCAACAAAAAAAGAACAGCAGAACCAAACCTTTTGGTATAGTCCTGCTGATCATGAATTCCTTTATTCAGCTGTTCCTTCCGGACTTGCCGTTGCCGAAGGTTCAGCACTTGAACCAACATCTGGCGTACCGTTTGGAGCGGGATCTACGATCAAAGTAAATCTACCTGCCTTGATCATGCTTTTCTCTACGATTGTCGCTCCCGGCTCCAAGGTAACCTCCACCTGATAGGATGGGTTTACCCCTTCTGTAACAGCTGTCGCTGAAGGCACAACTGTATTGTCCTCAGCATCAGCTGAAGGCGTTGGAGACGGAGATGCATCGACTGCGTTAGTAGCATCTGCATCTTCTACCGTTCCATCAGTAGTGCCTGTGGCCGAATCACCGGACAATTCTCCCTCATCCGACTCATCTGTTGACGGAACTGGACAAGTTCCATTGCTAGCAGCAACCTTAAAGCTCTTATCCACCACATTGGATGAAGTCATTAGACTAATCTCCGCCGGATTAAATTGGACACAATCATCCGCGTTGGCAAAGGTGAACACCAATACGCTGCTCCCTTTATCTCCTTCGACGCTCTGATCCTTCAAATATACTGAAGCCGGAGGAAGTTCACTGCCTGGACTCTGTATAGGTGTCGGCTCAGGGGTTGTCCCAGGCAAGGCCGTCTTCGGATCTTCCGGACGCAGCATACTAAATACGATAATTGCGATAATTACCAGAATGCCAGTGATGGAACCAGAGATCAAGAGTCGAAATCGGCTGCGGCTGATCCAGCGCGCCAGCGGGGAAGCGAGCTGGGAGCGAGCTTCATTGTACACATTTTGTAGAGCAGGACGAGCTGTAGCGACGTAGTTTTTACGGAACTCGCGACTCTTGAATGCCTCGCGGTCACTGCTCTGGAAATACTTTAGAATCGCCCGACGATAACCCGGATGAAGCTTTTTATTCGAAATCGTAAATAATGAATTTCCTTGAGACCACGCAAAGAATCGATAAATAGCATCCTTATCGCTACCAGCTTTATGCTTAACTAACTCCAACAGCGCGTCATAATCCAATGGACCACCTTCGCGCTGACTGGTGTAGTAGAAGGCCAGTGGAAGACGTTCAAATGGCTCCAGCACTCGAGCTTCCTTTAGTAAACGACGACCGAGCAGCTGTACATCGTCCAGCTCCTTCGGAGACAAGCCTGCAAAAATTTCTTCATTCGGCTTCTCTTCACCAAACCAGCGATAAGCAGCGCGGAGTGCATTTTCTTTCTGCTTGCTAATTCTATCTAATGGCGGTTGCCAATCCACAACATTGCCATAACGTAAGAAAACAACCTCAAGTAAGTCCTCTTGCGTCATTTCAGTAAGTGATAGTCGGTTCAGCAAGAATCTGTCAGCAGATGCTGCAAGCTCTAGCAAGAGCGAGAGTACTTTAGAAGAAATACCTGTACCTCTACGTCGATCTTTTTCCGCTTTATCTACAATGCCATGAATTCCCGCCACCGCAGCAACCGGATCAGTCTCCAGTTGCAGCTTCTCCAGCAAATAATCCCTTGCTGCATCCTGAGCAAAAGGCTGCTCTAACGCAGCCGGCAGAAACCGACCCCAATGAAGTACAAAGTTCAGAATGTCCACAGCTTTAGATGCAGCAACTAGTCTTGACTCCATATAAGGCTCTAATAGCTGCTTACGGAAATAAGATTCAGACATCACCCTTTGAAAAAAGGTAGCACTTAGCTCATCATTACTCTCGATGATACCGTAAGCTGCACTGAGTACATCTTTTCGGCCCGCTTCCACGCTATGAAGCATTCCATTAATGAAATAATCCACGATTCTGACTTTGTAATTATGATCCTTGAGCACAAAATATTCCTTAAAGCACTCCATAATCGCAGGCTCTGGAACATTCCTTTGCCGAATTAGATCAAATTCTCGATCGAACCGCTCCAAGAAGATATCGTTCAGTCGGACTCTGGAATGAATAGCCCCCTCAGCTTTAAGGTAAGAGAGCAATCCACTCAGCACCGCGCTCTTATTCTCCGTATATAAATGCTCATTCCCTTGCTCAATCTCATAAAATACGGCTAACTCATTATAGAAAGCGAGCGATAATTTATGCTCAGGGCTTTCCCCACGCAGCATCTGATCGGCAAAACTCACGAAATCGTCGAGATCTCCTGGATTCAGAAGTAACAGCTTCCATACCAGATCAACATACGGCTGGCGGGTCTCGCCAAAATCCACATTCCCCATCCGCCCTGAGACCAAATCGAATGTGAAATCCTTTTCGATGCTGCGATCACCGGGACGGAGCGAACCTTTTTCCACAAAGCTAAGATGTATATATTTACGGCTTTGCGGTTCATTGGCATACGTAATTACGCCTAATCTACGGCGGAATTCATAGGGTAGCACGCTGTACAGAATCTCAGTAAGCTCCACCGCCCGCGCGGACAACTCCGTGATGGGTACATTTAGAGCGATATAGATTTTTTTCTTACCTGCTACAGAGACCATCACTGCTTGCAGCAATGCCTTAAATATCCCTTCATTAATCCCTAACAAGCGTAATCCCGCTATAGGATCAGGGCGACGATCATTTCGTACAACTGGAATAGCAGACAGCTCCGGTAAGGTTCCGCCCAGCTCTCCTTCATAACTTTTTGCGAAGTCAGCATGCAGAAAGTCCCCATAGCTCTGTACAATCTCCTCTGAACGTGAAGCAGGAACTACAAAGTTATGTGCAAAAAACGCGCTGCGCTGGCCCGTGAAATCCGTCGCTTGATAACGACTCTGTCCAATGACCGTGTCGCCATTCTCGGCATGGAACAGGTGCAGCGCTACTGGAAATACAGACTCATCCTTCTCCCCACGCGTGGTCAGCTCTGCTGGAGCATCATAGAGGCAGAAGGGATGAAGTGTTTTTTTGATAAAATTATTGTCCAGACTGTCCGACTTCGCTACCGTATCAAAGCCTTCTGTGGATCGAAACACTCCGCGGCGTTCACGGGTGTACATCTGTTGGGCGATCTTAGACCCTGAGAAAACATTCACGGGCCGTCGCTCCCCTCAATATACTTCAGCTTATGCAGCAGCCAAATAAACGGCTCGTCTACGCGAATCGGGCTTACTACACCCTCAATCTTCTGATTCACAGGATTACTGCCCAGTGCAGATACCGCAAAATAGCCTGTATTCGAGAAATACACATCCATCGTATCTTTAAAAGGTCGGTCCACCTTACCAATAAATCTGCGGATTTCTCCATCGATGTTATGGAACTCATCCATATTCAATGTTTTGCGATGGACATAGTTATTAAACACATTGCTGTTGGATTTGATGTAGTCGCCATCCTCATCCTTCAACGAATGCAGCATATCACTTTTCGCAAGGACGACTGCGGTTGGAATGTCCGTTTTGCTCTTTTCCTGATAGGCGATAAAGTCGCCGAACATCGTCAGTACAACGTCACGCGGCTCGTCATATTGCGAGACCCATTCTCCCGGACGGTCGCCAATGTTAATATGAATCTTCTCACGGATCGAACGAATTTGCAGTGGGTCGACCATAAACAGAATACCGGCAGAGTTCTTTATATGCTGACCATGTAGTCCTAGATAATCCTGATCCACCATGCCCTCACCAGCCACATCGAAGAACACGAGTGTCAGTGGCGGCTTCTCTTCATCTTTAAAGACAAATTGAAAAATAAACGGCTCCTGCATCTTTTCCTTCTGTGTAGAAGCCAGCAGGTCCCCGCGCTCAAAAAGAGGTTCTTCATAAAGAGTACGGAACTTCCGGCTAATCTCTGCATTTAAAGGCATACAAGCGGCATCGAAATGACCTGCTGTCGTATGCTGCAAGGTATGAATCAGTGCGGTCATATACACCGACTTCCCGACTTGGGATGCCCCAATAATCGAAATAATGTTACTAGGAACCTTACCTGCGGTCACAGGTAGCTCGTTATGACAGGACGGACACAGCCGTCTGCGCGTAAGTACTCCGTAACGATCTGTAAGCCCCGTCAACACATGATCGGTATAATGATGATATTCTTCCGGAATATCCGCTGGGTTAATGATCGCTTCTATGTCATCCACCGTATCGAGCCCAAAGCGCTCACGGTATTTATTTAAGGCATCATCCTCGCCCAGCGCGTAATTCTCATCGTCCTCTCGGCTATGCATAGCCCGAAAGACTACGTCCTCCGGAGAGAACTTGGTGAAGCAGTACGGACACACAATATCGTAAAAAAGCGGCCTTGGCTCCGGCTGATTCTTTTTCATAAAACGGCTAAAAAAAGACATCTACTCATCCTCCCAAAAGTTGTATCTGCGTCTCTTGCTATGGACAGCACGGTCCAACACTCGCTTGTACGCGTAGACTGATCTTACTCCGGCACCAACTCGTAATAAAGCCCGTACTTGGGACCGTCGGTGAAAAAAATGCGTACAAAATCATCCTTGCCGACCTCAATCGGTGGGAGTACATTTCGTCCAGGGGCGAA
This window of the Paenibacillus sp. FSL R10-2734 genome carries:
- the qoxD gene encoding cytochrome aa3 quinol oxidase subunit IV — protein: MKQLFPIRHVMGFLASLVLSVAALAVIYLDLSNTANMAILLVTALIQASLQLFLFMHIGESADTKKELYINIAYALFVGLVTIFGTLFIFVWGWYA
- a CDS encoding methyl-accepting chemotaxis protein, with translation MRNMKVKFKIGILLVFSVIMLNIVGGTGFLTMDKMAKKTTETYNENLLPVSYVGQMRTNNRAIEAFLLERLISADVSKNKELSESIKGKFQENNDLLNKLKTVHYDDSTILNKIKEYESSLTDYRAQRENIVQIADSKGSQEAYQVFKGEFSNSREKMINMLKEINDSLLKGAGEHNSESAATAKSMKTKSIILISFSWIICIVLSVAIIRLITKPLKELQGLMKRAENGDLTVIATYTAKDEIGQINSSFNNMLESLRKMMQGIAESAELLSASSQEMSASAEQTSLASQMIAESSGEIAAGFDEQTESINRTSQSIQAMTNDISAVESSSLEMSDLMGVASGSTDRGVIAVDNIIEQMKEIDSSVTQSQVIVSNLGQLSQEINTIITTINEIATQTNLLALNASIEAARAGEHGRGFAVVAGEIRGLAEATRNSSLKVTDIITHIQKQTDSAVESMALGSELVSNGVVQSQLVSQAFHEIQSSIKEATQQTEEIREAVAHVSLESQGVAAAMEQVNAISNKGAVGVQDTSAASQQQLSAMEEMSASAQYLAVLAEDLQKTLARFSL
- a CDS encoding DUF4430 domain-containing protein, with the protein product MKKIFSSKFFVLGLAIFMVISILGTSLAPAGTIFAESGASTGLEASNDSAANAERINVADATYTAAEFILKGGVQSDWQAIGLAQAGYKLPASYLLALENKVKAAEGNFANVTETARIVLAVRAIGADPTNFAGSETTPGYNLIEKIYNHDKISGQTLNNPVYALLALDSGKYNIPYNAKWTVDKLVAEILSKQNQDGGFALTTGASEPDMTAIALTALAAHKNSPEAYTAGLQAVAWLSNAQDAHGGYGDSAESTAQAILGLTSFGVDPSGLEYTKNKVSLIADLLSYRLADGSFAHSRGGSSNVLSTEQGLQALVAYNLLHKGSNSKLYDFSKSSVQNSLIYAPVTIEGPNSTLAQGYGYAGNALEALEKLALQKNLPITNPSGAYVTGIGNVLGGSYGGYDGWMYVVSRDGQWVNPDVGMSDFALKDSDQVLVYYAGDDTKLVDSVTVSKSSPKEGDSFTVVVTSKTWKWDAATNTSSPVTTKAAGVQVQIGNRIVTTNAKGEALFSGNVPAGDYKLTITGYREGKAPSVAKYTQDLKVIPKNVTASLTVEGPQGMIGEGTIKASNALEALQQLGLSNAFKVDITKSSYGTFVSGIDGITQGLYDGWWSFVVWRSGEWIYPSVGMDAFELQESDRVLVYYAGETTQVVDSAIVSSSQPKPGEAFTVTVSQKKWVWNNATFTSDPVTSPAAGVEVSIGDKKVITNAKGVATFDEGLPANTYTIIVTGYGKANVPSVARYTQSLNVGSADITPAKANATISVIGDSKKGTILNSTTVALKEGETAFSLLISQLGDKVVSSGIAGSKYVKSIDGLAEFDGGQSSGWKFKTNRDADPSISADSYILQNGDTLYWYYSSGE
- a CDS encoding glycosyltransferase, giving the protein MNVFSGSKIAQQMYTRERRGVFRSTEGFDTVAKSDSLDNNFIKKTLHPFCLYDAPAELTTRGEKDESVFPVALHLFHAENGDTVIGQSRYQATDFTGQRSAFFAHNFVVPASRSEEIVQSYGDFLHADFAKSYEGELGGTLPELSAIPVVRNDRRPDPIAGLRLLGINEGIFKALLQAVMVSVAGKKKIYIALNVPITELSARAVELTEILYSVLPYEFRRRLGVITYANEPQSRKYIHLSFVEKGSLRPGDRSIEKDFTFDLVSGRMGNVDFGETRQPYVDLVWKLLLLNPGDLDDFVSFADQMLRGESPEHKLSLAFYNELAVFYEIEQGNEHLYTENKSAVLSGLLSYLKAEGAIHSRVRLNDIFLERFDREFDLIRQRNVPEPAIMECFKEYFVLKDHNYKVRIVDYFINGMLHSVEAGRKDVLSAAYGIIESNDELSATFFQRVMSESYFRKQLLEPYMESRLVAASKAVDILNFVLHWGRFLPAALEQPFAQDAARDYLLEKLQLETDPVAAVAGIHGIVDKAEKDRRRGTGISSKVLSLLLELAASADRFLLNRLSLTEMTQEDLLEVVFLRYGNVVDWQPPLDRISKQKENALRAAYRWFGEEKPNEEIFAGLSPKELDDVQLLGRRLLKEARVLEPFERLPLAFYYTSQREGGPLDYDALLELVKHKAGSDKDAIYRFFAWSQGNSLFTISNKKLHPGYRRAILKYFQSSDREAFKSREFRKNYVATARPALQNVYNEARSQLASPLARWISRSRFRLLISGSITGILVIIAIIVFSMLRPEDPKTALPGTTPEPTPIQSPGSELPPASVYLKDQSVEGDKGSSVLVFTFANADDCVQFNPAEISLMTSSNVVDKSFKVAASNGTCPVPSTDESDEGELSGDSATGTTDGTVEDADATNAVDASPSPTPSADAEDNTVVPSATAVTEGVNPSYQVEVTLEPGATIVEKSMIKAGRFTLIVDPAPNGTPDVGSSAEPSATASPEGTAE